In one window of Anaerolineae bacterium DNA:
- the fmt gene encoding methionyl-tRNA formyltransferase, with the protein MKAKVLFMGSPGFAVPILKELLASHHVVGVITQPDRPAGRGLKLKPPPVKELALAHNIPILQPESLRREGAINWIKEKDPDVIVVAAFGQILPPAVLQIPPHGCLNVHASLLPRYRGAAPIPAAILNGDQETGITIILMDEGLDTGPVVARRAIPISPEDTAGTLADKLAALGAELLLEILPAWVNGQIEPQPQEGEATYTKPIRKEEGLLDWRLSGEVLARKVRAFNPWPGAFTFWKGKLLKIWKALPVTSTAENAPGTVFRDNEGIKVACGSGALLLKEIQIEGKGRVGPEEFARGYRDFIGSTLTSTPAESSR; encoded by the coding sequence GTGAAGGCAAAAGTTCTTTTCATGGGCTCACCTGGCTTTGCCGTCCCGATATTGAAAGAATTGCTGGCTTCCCACCATGTGGTGGGAGTAATCACTCAGCCCGACAGGCCAGCGGGAAGAGGCCTTAAACTCAAGCCCCCGCCCGTTAAAGAGCTGGCCCTGGCCCACAATATCCCCATTCTTCAGCCTGAAAGCCTGAGGCGTGAAGGGGCTATCAACTGGATAAAGGAGAAAGACCCAGATGTAATTGTGGTGGCAGCCTTCGGGCAGATTCTTCCCCCGGCTGTGCTTCAGATTCCTCCCCATGGATGCCTCAACGTCCACGCATCCCTGCTCCCCCGCTACAGAGGGGCAGCGCCCATCCCGGCCGCCATCCTCAACGGCGACCAGGAAACCGGCATTACCATAATTCTGATGGACGAAGGCCTTGATACTGGCCCGGTGGTGGCCCGCAGGGCTATCCCCATCTCGCCCGAAGATACAGCCGGCACCCTCGCTGACAAACTTGCTGCCCTCGGGGCCGAACTTCTGCTGGAAATCCTGCCAGCGTGGGTCAACGGGCAAATAGAACCTCAGCCTCAGGAAGGCGAAGCTACTTATACAAAGCCCATCAGGAAAGAGGAAGGTCTTTTGGACTGGAGGCTTTCCGGGGAAGTCCTGGCCAGGAAAGTGAGAGCCTTCAACCCCTGGCCCGGCGCTTTCACCTTCTGGAAGGGCAAGCTCCTCAAAATCTGGAAAGCCCTCCCGGTTACCTCCACAGCAGAAAATGCGCCAGGAACGGTCTTCAGAGATAACGAGGGAATAAAAGTGGCCTGCGGCTCGGGAGCCCTGCTCCTGAAAGAAATTCAAATTGAGGGCAAAGGCAGGGTAGGGCCTGAAGAGTTTGCCAGAGGTTACAGGGATTTCATAGGTTCCACCCTCACATCAACCCCAGCAGAAAGCTCTCGGTAG
- a CDS encoding DUF362 domain-containing protein, with translation MLNQALVALVRGEDRYQNVALALDLIKDQINLGGKKLVLVKVNFVSTTNQLAATHVEATRAVLDFVRAHYSGPLVIAEGSATAPTFEGFKNYGYLPLASEYDAMLMDLNADEWEEVEILDYRLRPMKVRVARTVLESDFRISVAPPKTHDTVVVTLSLKNIIVGSLIQDQGGTSALVNLVKRFTPSWVSSSPLAQRLKTQASGNLFRNDKAAIHQGYEAINLNMYRLAKVLWPHLSVIDGFEGMEGNGPISGSPVPWRIALAGTDPLAVDSLTTYLMGFDPDEVGYLYYCKVRNLGVGDLARIKVVGNVSPEEVRRRFRPHPSYRAQLSWKFSEAESYL, from the coding sequence TTGCTCAATCAAGCACTGGTAGCTCTTGTCAGAGGCGAAGACCGTTATCAGAACGTTGCCCTGGCGTTGGATCTCATAAAAGACCAGATAAACCTGGGGGGCAAGAAGCTTGTCCTTGTAAAGGTGAATTTTGTCTCTACCACCAATCAGCTGGCTGCGACCCACGTGGAAGCTACAAGGGCAGTGCTGGATTTCGTCCGGGCTCATTATTCGGGCCCTCTCGTGATTGCCGAGGGATCTGCTACCGCCCCTACCTTTGAGGGTTTCAAGAACTACGGCTACCTCCCCCTCGCTTCTGAATACGATGCCATGCTTATGGATTTAAATGCGGACGAGTGGGAGGAAGTGGAGATATTGGACTATCGCTTGCGTCCCATGAAAGTGCGGGTGGCCAGGACAGTTCTGGAAAGCGATTTCCGCATAAGTGTAGCTCCTCCAAAAACCCACGACACCGTAGTGGTGACTCTTTCCCTCAAGAATATAATCGTGGGTAGTTTGATTCAGGACCAGGGAGGAACTTCCGCTCTAGTAAATCTGGTTAAACGCTTCACTCCTTCATGGGTTTCCTCTTCCCCTCTGGCTCAGAGGCTCAAAACACAGGCTTCGGGGAACCTTTTCCGGAACGATAAAGCCGCCATTCACCAGGGATATGAAGCCATAAACCTCAACATGTACCGACTGGCAAAGGTGCTCTGGCCCCATCTTTCGGTTATAGACGGTTTTGAGGGAATGGAAGGAAATGGCCCAATCTCCGGCAGCCCTGTGCCCTGGCGGATCGCTCTGGCCGGGACAGACCCTCTGGCTGTGGATTCCCTGACTACTTACCTTATGGGTTTTGACCCGGATGAGGTGGGTTACCTTTACTACTGCAAAGTCAGAAACCTTGGGGTGGGCGATCTCGCCAGAATAAAGGTGGTGGGAAATGTTTCCCCCGAGGAAGTCCGCCGGCGCTTTCGTCCTCACCCATCCTATAGAGCACAGCTTTCCTGGAAGTTTTCGGAGGCAGAAAGCTACCTGTGA
- the dnaB gene encoding replicative DNA helicase encodes MVERLPPHNLEAEQSVLGSLLLDGEAVVKVASWLRPDDFYNRAHSLIYQAILDLYERREPVDFITLCEELNRKGILGEVGGEAYITSLINAVPTPIHLEHYAQIVERTATLRRLISAAGEIASLAYDASGNVEEVVDKAEQIIFGVSQRRLRRDVFHIKQVLEEYFERIEYLHRHRGEFMGVPTGFSQLDKLLGGLQKSDFIVIAGRPGMGKSSFALSIAHNAAKRYGQRVAIFSLEMSAEQVVQRLLAAETGVDSQRLRLGLIRDEEWPRVVQAIGILSETLIFLDDTPAISAMELRAKARRLHAEHGLDLIIVDYLQLMQGDSRSENRVQEISYISRSLKSLARELNIPVIALSQLSRAVEQRQDKRPILSDLRESGSIEQDSDVVMFVYREEMYNPETEKQNIAEIIVAKHRNGPTGVVPLYFRKEVAQFVEVELLREGLDFELGEGYEEL; translated from the coding sequence ATGGTGGAAAGACTTCCTCCGCACAATCTGGAAGCTGAACAATCAGTCCTTGGGAGCCTCCTCCTGGATGGCGAAGCGGTGGTAAAGGTAGCTTCATGGCTTCGCCCTGATGATTTTTACAACAGAGCCCACAGCCTCATCTATCAGGCTATCCTTGATTTGTATGAGCGGCGAGAGCCTGTAGATTTTATAACTCTGTGCGAAGAGCTAAACAGAAAAGGAATCCTTGGGGAAGTGGGGGGTGAGGCTTACATAACCTCCCTCATAAATGCAGTCCCCACCCCCATTCATCTTGAACATTATGCTCAAATTGTGGAGAGAACTGCCACCCTGAGGAGGCTTATCTCAGCCGCTGGGGAAATTGCCTCCTTAGCTTACGACGCTTCAGGAAATGTGGAAGAGGTAGTGGATAAAGCGGAGCAAATAATCTTCGGGGTCTCCCAGCGCCGCCTCCGCCGCGATGTCTTTCACATAAAGCAAGTCCTTGAGGAATACTTTGAACGCATAGAATACCTCCACCGACACCGTGGTGAATTCATGGGTGTGCCTACGGGCTTCTCTCAGCTGGATAAGCTCCTGGGAGGCCTTCAGAAATCCGATTTCATCGTAATTGCTGGAAGGCCTGGGATGGGCAAATCCAGCTTTGCCCTATCCATAGCCCACAACGCCGCCAAACGCTACGGTCAGAGGGTCGCCATCTTCAGCCTGGAAATGTCCGCTGAGCAGGTAGTCCAGCGCCTTCTGGCTGCTGAGACCGGTGTAGATTCCCAGAGATTGCGCCTTGGTCTCATAAGGGATGAAGAATGGCCAAGGGTGGTCCAGGCCATTGGCATCCTCTCGGAAACCCTCATATTCCTGGATGACACCCCAGCTATATCGGCGATGGAACTGAGGGCTAAGGCCCGCCGCCTTCACGCTGAGCATGGCCTTGACCTCATCATTGTGGATTACCTTCAGCTAATGCAGGGAGATTCTCGTTCCGAAAACAGGGTGCAGGAAATTTCTTACATCTCTCGCTCTCTTAAATCTTTAGCCCGGGAACTCAATATCCCCGTGATAGCCCTTTCCCAGCTTTCCCGGGCTGTAGAACAGAGGCAAGATAAAAGGCCTATCCTCTCGGACCTTAGAGAATCAGGAAGCATAGAGCAAGACTCGGACGTGGTGATGTTTGTGTATCGGGAGGAAATGTACAATCCCGAGACCGAAAAGCAGAACATTGCCGAAATTATCGTGGCCAAGCACCGCAACGGCCCAACGGGCGTCGTGCCCCTTTACTTCCGCAAAGAAGTGGCTCAATTCGTAGAGGTGGAACTTCTGCGAGAAGGACTTGATTTTGAGCTTGGTGAGGGGTATGAGGAACTTTAG
- a CDS encoding ATP-binding protein: protein MQKLNDLLRRTATASSGANTPDSSNIETSEVCPYCKGKGFFVKDVPVGHPDFGKLIPCQCKIKEMEKKRMAHLGRWTSLSYLQHMTFETFKPEGVGLPEELRLNLRLAYEAALRFAQNPKGWLLIKGGYGSGKTHLAAAIANYRLQKGEPAIFIAVPDLLDYLRTTFSPGSLVDYDERFDEIRNAPLLILDDLGAHSTTSWAREKLFQLLNHRYLARLPTVVTTDLELEEIDPRLRSRLADPDFTEIITIKAPDYRLATSQSSSSLSALGLYRHMTFENFDLRTDEVTLRPEERRNLKEALRIAKEYARKPEGWLVIMGKTPGCGKTHLAAAIANYIASQGHQVIFVVVPDFLDYLRATFSPSSPVSYDQAFEEVRNAPFLVLDDLGTESATPWAREKLYQLFNHRYVARLPTVITTSKDLEEIDPRIRFRMLDPAISTVFALTVPEYYKGRR from the coding sequence ATGCAAAAGCTAAACGATCTCCTGAGGAGGACCGCTACAGCTTCCTCCGGAGCAAATACTCCCGATTCATCAAATATTGAAACTTCCGAAGTTTGTCCCTACTGCAAAGGTAAAGGCTTCTTCGTGAAAGACGTCCCGGTGGGTCACCCCGACTTCGGTAAACTCATCCCTTGCCAGTGCAAGATAAAAGAGATGGAAAAGAAGAGAATGGCCCACCTGGGACGCTGGACAAGCCTCTCTTACCTTCAGCACATGACCTTTGAAACTTTCAAGCCAGAGGGAGTTGGGCTTCCTGAGGAGCTGCGCCTGAACCTCCGACTCGCTTACGAAGCAGCTCTGCGTTTTGCCCAAAATCCCAAGGGATGGCTCCTAATAAAGGGAGGATATGGCTCTGGAAAGACCCATCTGGCGGCGGCTATAGCCAACTACCGCCTCCAGAAGGGCGAACCCGCTATATTTATTGCAGTCCCTGATCTCCTGGATTACTTGCGCACGACTTTTTCCCCGGGCTCCCTGGTGGATTACGATGAACGCTTTGATGAAATCCGCAATGCCCCTCTCCTTATCCTGGACGATCTCGGAGCTCACTCTACCACCTCCTGGGCTCGGGAAAAACTCTTCCAACTCCTCAACCACCGCTACTTAGCCCGCCTTCCCACTGTTGTCACCACTGACCTGGAGCTGGAAGAGATAGACCCTCGCCTTCGCTCCCGCCTGGCCGACCCGGACTTTACTGAAATTATCACCATAAAGGCTCCTGACTACCGGCTGGCAACTTCCCAGAGCTCTTCTTCCCTTTCTGCCTTGGGGTTATATCGCCACATGACCTTTGAAAATTTTGACCTGAGAACTGACGAGGTGACGCTGAGGCCTGAAGAACGCCGCAACCTCAAAGAAGCCCTCCGGATCGCAAAAGAATATGCCAGGAAACCTGAAGGCTGGCTTGTCATTATGGGTAAAACTCCCGGATGCGGCAAAACCCATTTGGCTGCAGCCATCGCCAACTACATAGCCAGCCAGGGCCATCAGGTCATCTTCGTAGTAGTCCCCGATTTTCTGGATTACCTCAGGGCTACCTTCAGCCCTTCAAGCCCTGTCTCCTACGACCAGGCCTTTGAAGAAGTTCGCAATGCTCCTTTCCTGGTTTTGGACGATCTGGGGACTGAAAGCGCTACCCCATGGGCTCGAGAAAAGCTCTACCAGCTGTTCAACCACCGCTATGTGGCTCGCCTCCCTACCGTAATTACCACTTCAAAAGACCTGGAGGAAATAGACCCACGCATACGTTTCCGAATGTTAGATCCGGCCATCTCCACCGTTTTTGCCCTGACTGTTCCGGAGTACTACAAAGGCCGAAGATGA
- a CDS encoding DnaD domain protein — protein MRNFSRGFSGFPSGKLPVVRIPDLFFSELFPFIDNLPELKVTLYIFWLIEHRENRAPYVSFEEMASDPVLLRALDLGGASPEENLRKGLEKAVARGTLLLVKASADGQEKEFYFLNSERGRQAAEKASRGELPLEGLVGKKVTLKEVRPAIFTLYEQNIGLVSPLIAEELLEAEATYPQGWIEEAFKIAVERNIRNWRYIKRILERWAAEGKDDAKAKRSPEEDRYSFLRSKYSRFIKY, from the coding sequence ATGAGGAACTTTAGCAGAGGATTTAGTGGCTTTCCCTCGGGAAAACTCCCGGTAGTTCGCATACCGGACTTGTTCTTCAGCGAGCTCTTCCCTTTCATTGACAATCTCCCAGAACTGAAGGTTACCCTTTACATATTCTGGCTCATAGAACACCGGGAAAATCGGGCCCCTTATGTCAGCTTTGAGGAGATGGCATCGGATCCGGTGCTCCTCAGAGCTCTGGACCTGGGAGGAGCTTCGCCTGAGGAAAATCTGAGAAAGGGGCTGGAAAAGGCTGTTGCTCGAGGTACCCTCCTTCTGGTAAAAGCAAGCGCCGACGGTCAGGAGAAAGAATTCTACTTTCTGAACAGCGAGCGAGGGCGTCAGGCAGCTGAGAAGGCCTCTCGGGGTGAATTGCCTTTGGAGGGCCTTGTGGGAAAGAAGGTAACTTTGAAAGAAGTAAGGCCTGCTATATTTACCCTTTACGAACAGAATATAGGCCTTGTTTCCCCCCTGATAGCCGAAGAGCTTCTGGAAGCTGAAGCCACCTACCCTCAAGGGTGGATTGAGGAGGCTTTCAAAATTGCAGTGGAGAGGAACATCCGGAACTGGAGATACATAAAACGCATTCTGGAAAGGTGGGCTGCGGAAGGGAAGGACGATGCAAAAGCTAAACGATCTCCTGAGGAGGACCGCTACAGCTTCCTCCGGAGCAAATACTCCCGATTCATCAAATATTGA
- a CDS encoding bifunctional nuclease family protein: MVEVTVDSIRVSLLSQHRVVVLKEVGSNRYLPIWIGPFEADAIAIHLEGVQVARPLTHDLLKSVIHSLGAKVAYVVVDDLRNDTFYARIILEINGNRIEVDSRPSDAIALAVRANVPIYVADEVMDQAAITPEEEIVIGEKEEVKDEDLKPFKDFLEKLDLDDLEGLEKMD; encoded by the coding sequence ATGGTTGAAGTTACGGTAGATAGCATAAGGGTAAGCCTGTTATCTCAACACAGGGTGGTTGTGCTTAAGGAGGTGGGTTCAAACCGCTACCTTCCTATCTGGATTGGCCCCTTTGAAGCCGATGCGATTGCCATTCACCTGGAGGGAGTGCAGGTGGCGCGCCCTTTGACCCACGACCTCCTGAAGTCTGTGATCCACAGTCTTGGGGCTAAAGTTGCCTACGTTGTTGTGGACGATTTGCGCAACGATACCTTCTATGCCCGGATAATCTTGGAAATCAACGGCAACAGAATTGAGGTGGATTCACGCCCGAGCGACGCCATAGCCCTGGCCGTAAGAGCCAACGTCCCCATCTACGTGGCCGATGAGGTGATGGACCAAGCAGCCATCACCCCCGAAGAAGAGATAGTCATCGGGGAGAAAGAAGAAGTGAAGGATGAAGATCTCAAGCCCTTCAAGGATTTCCTGGAGAAACTGGACCTGGATGACCTTGAAGGTTTGGAGAAGATGGATTAA